GTGGGCTCCAAGCCGCCAGCGCGGGAGGGGATCAGCTGGCGCAAGCGGGTGCTCGACGGCGTTGTGCCGGAGGGCACCTTCGTGGCGGCCTCGGCGGGGGACTCCCCGTTCGCAGAGGGCACGGCCCTCCCGCCGGGGACCCGGCTGGGGCGCCCGACCCCGGTGTGGGAGTGGCCGGGCGTGCCCGACGAGCCCGCCATCCCCTTCGACTACCGCGTCGTCGCCCGCACCGGGCACCTCATCGTGGTGGACAAGCCGCACTTCCTGCCGGTCACCGGCAACGGCCGCATCGTCAAGGAGACGGTACAGACGAGGCTTCGGGTGCGCGAGGACAACCCGCACATCGCGCCCCTGCACCGCCTCGACCGGCTAACGGCCGGGCTGGTGGTCTGCTCCGCGAACCCGGCCACCCGCGCCGCCTACCAGCGGCTGTTCCAGGAGCACCGAATCACAAAGACCTACCGCGCGCGCCTTGCCCGCGAGCCTTCGATGCTCACCGAAGAGTGGACGGAGCTTCGCCTCGGGATGCGCAAGGCCGGCCGACAGGTGATCGTCGACAAGCATGCAACGCCGACGCTCACGAGGGCGCGACGGGTAGGGGAGCGCGAGGTCGAGCTGCAACCGGTGACGGGCCACACCCACCAGCTGCGCGTGGCAATGAACCACCTCGGCGCGCCGATCGCGGGCGACGACCTGTACCCGCAAGCAACCCCGCTTCATCTCTACGACTTTTCCGCGCCGTTGTCTCTTTGCGCTGAAAGAATCGAGTTTGAGGATCCCATTACAGGATTTCCCGCGCGGTTTTCACGGGGGTAGAATTTCGAAGGTTAGCTACTGATCGTTGAAAGGGGCCCTGTGGCCGAATCGAAGAAATCCCGAGCTGGGCGCAACCTGCGCCAATTCATCCAGTTCGGCATCGTGGGCGGCTCCGGCACGATCGTCAACATCATCGCCGCCGCCATCGCGATGAAGGCGGGCGCGGCCCTGTTCGACGTGCAGCCCAACGACCCGTTCCTCAACCTCTTCGGTTCCGAGTTCCACATCCGCTGGTTCAACATCTTCTCCACGATCGCCTTCCTCGTGGCCAACACGTGGAACTACCAGATCAACCGCATGTGGACGTTCAAGTCCGCCAAGATGATCTCCTGGTGGCGCGGCTTCTTCCCGTTCCTGCTCACGGGCCTGTCGGCGCTGGTCGTCTCGCTCATCGTGCAGAACTTCCTCATGAACCCGACCTCGCCGATCCACCTGTCTTCGAGCGTCTTCGACGATTCCAGCGGTTTCCGCACCATGTACTATTGGGCGAACGCGATCTCGATCATCGTGGCCATGCCGATCAACTTCGTCATCAACAAGGTCTGGACCTTCCGCAAGCGCAACCCGGACGACGTAGTCGTCGTCGCCGAACAGGCCCCTTCCCACTAGCATTTCGCTTTCCGACGCCTACGGCTACCTAAGGCAAACCTTGCGTGTAACTCCAACTTTTGTATGAGAAAATCGGGGGAAGTTGATTCTCACGTGAAAGGTCCCGCCCATGGCCGCCGCCCCCACCGATCGCCTCACCCGCAACCGCGAACACCCGGACGTGAGAAAGGTCCACCACGACCTGGGGGAGAAGCCCTTCCTCGCCATCTGGGAGGTCACCCGCGCCTGCCAGCTGGTGTGCAAGCACTGCCGCGCGGACTCGCAGCACGTCGCGGCCCCCGGGCAGCTGACCACCGAGGAGGGCAAGCGCCTGCTTGACCAGCTGGCCAGCTACGACATCCCGCGCCCCATCGTCGTGTTCTCCGGCGGCGACCCCTTCGAGCGCGCCGACCTGGAGGAGCTCACCGAGTACGGCGTCTCGCTCGGCCTGCACATCGGGCTTTCCCCCTCGGCCACGCCCAAGGTCACCCGCGAGCGCCTCGAACGGCTGCACAACCTGGGCGCCACCGCGCTCTCGCTCTCGTTGGACGGCGCGGTCGCCGAGACCCACGACGCCTTCCGCGGCTTCCCCGGCACCTTCGACGCGACCCTCGAGAAGGCAGATCTTGCCACCGCGGCCGGCTTTAG
This is a stretch of genomic DNA from Corynebacterium vitaeruminis DSM 20294. It encodes these proteins:
- a CDS encoding pseudouridine synthase — protein: MAASAGDSPFAEGTALPPGTRLGRPTPVWEWPGVPDEPAIPFDYRVVARTGHLIVVDKPHFLPVTGNGRIVKETVQTRLRVREDNPHIAPLHRLDRLTAGLVVCSANPATRAAYQRLFQEHRITKTYRARLAREPSMLTEEWTELRLGMRKAGRQVIVDKHATPTLTRARRVGEREVELQPVTGHTHQLRVAMNHLGAPIAGDDLYPQATPLHLYDFSAPLSLCAERIEFEDPITGFPARFSRG
- a CDS encoding GtrA family protein; the encoded protein is MAESKKSRAGRNLRQFIQFGIVGGSGTIVNIIAAAIAMKAGAALFDVQPNDPFLNLFGSEFHIRWFNIFSTIAFLVANTWNYQINRMWTFKSAKMISWWRGFFPFLLTGLSALVVSLIVQNFLMNPTSPIHLSSSVFDDSSGFRTMYYWANAISIIVAMPINFVINKVWTFRKRNPDDVVVVAEQAPSH